A genomic region of Bradyrhizobium sp. ORS 278 contains the following coding sequences:
- a CDS encoding thiolase family protein, which yields MTYITGTGLTSFGRHDGRSSLDLMSVAAQLALDDAELTRRDIDGILCGYSTVSPHIMLATVFAEHFGITPSYAHAVQVGGATGLAMVMLAHHLVEAGVVRHMLVVAGENRLTGQSRDASIQALAQVGNPDYELPLGPTIPAYYGLVASRYMHEHGVTEQDLAEFAVLMRRHAHDHPGAQFHERITVADVMASKPVAKPLKLLDCCPVSDGGAAIIVSREPTAGTAVRVRGCAQAHTHQHVTAAPALSGLGAEIAIRQAKAAASVAISDVRYAAVYDSFTITLCMLLEDLGLAGRGEAAAQVRDGHFSRDGAVPLNTHGGLLSYGHCGVGGAMAHLNEAHLQMTGRAGARQVRDAALTLLHGDGGVLSSHVSMFWERER from the coding sequence ATGACGTACATCACCGGCACCGGTCTCACCTCGTTCGGCCGCCATGACGGCCGTTCCTCGCTCGATCTCATGAGCGTGGCGGCGCAGCTTGCGCTCGACGACGCCGAACTGACGCGCCGCGACATCGACGGCATCCTCTGCGGCTACTCCACCGTATCGCCGCACATCATGCTCGCGACCGTGTTCGCCGAACATTTCGGCATCACGCCATCCTATGCCCATGCCGTGCAGGTCGGCGGCGCCACCGGGCTCGCTATGGTGATGCTCGCACATCACCTCGTCGAGGCCGGCGTGGTCAGACACATGCTCGTCGTCGCCGGCGAGAACCGCCTGACCGGGCAGAGCCGCGACGCCTCGATCCAGGCCCTGGCGCAGGTCGGCAATCCCGACTACGAACTGCCGCTGGGACCGACGATCCCCGCTTATTACGGTCTCGTCGCCTCGCGCTACATGCACGAGCATGGCGTGACCGAACAGGATCTCGCCGAGTTCGCCGTGCTGATGCGCAGGCATGCGCACGATCATCCCGGGGCCCAATTTCACGAGCGCATCACGGTCGCCGACGTCATGGCCTCCAAGCCGGTGGCGAAGCCATTGAAGCTGCTCGACTGCTGCCCGGTCTCCGACGGCGGCGCTGCGATCATCGTCAGCCGCGAGCCGACCGCGGGGACCGCGGTGCGGGTGCGCGGCTGCGCCCAGGCCCATACCCACCAGCACGTAACCGCGGCGCCGGCTCTGAGCGGGCTCGGCGCCGAGATCGCGATCAGGCAGGCAAAGGCGGCCGCCAGCGTTGCGATCTCCGACGTCCGCTATGCGGCGGTTTATGACAGCTTCACCATCACGCTCTGCATGCTGCTCGAAGACCTCGGCCTCGCGGGTCGAGGGGAAGCGGCGGCGCAAGTGCGGGACGGCCATTTCAGCCGGGATGGCGCGGTACCCCTCAACACCCATGGCGGCCTGTTGAGCTACGGCCATTGTGGTGTCGGCGGCGCGATGGCGCATCTCAACGAGGCACATCTGCAGATGACGGGGCGGGCCGGAGCCC